From BD1-7 clade bacterium, one genomic window encodes:
- the lpxH_1 gene encoding UDP-2,3-diacylglucosamine hydrolase gives MTHQTLPKSLKARAVWISDVHLGNKDCKAEYLLQFLDAIDCETLYLVGDIIDLWSLKRHFYWPAKHNQVFRKLLKMSRTTRVIYIPGNHDMTFRDYVGEKFGEVEIHRNFVHQTIDGRQLLMMHGDELDNVIRFGRLTRFVGDYSYDLLLFLNRWSHVIRARMGYPFWSLAGYIKTRVGKAKNAIDTFELAAIQWARKHDVDGIICGHIHHPNIRFDDEIVYCNDGDWIENCTSLVETLEGRLEIIHWSDQLKSEKTFELIEWRGRKSSAVA, from the coding sequence ATGACGCACCAAACACTTCCCAAGTCGTTAAAAGCCAGAGCCGTCTGGATCTCTGATGTTCATCTGGGTAACAAAGATTGTAAAGCAGAATACCTGTTGCAGTTTCTGGATGCCATCGATTGTGAAACACTCTACCTCGTTGGCGACATCATTGACTTGTGGTCGCTCAAGCGGCATTTCTATTGGCCCGCCAAGCATAATCAGGTATTCCGAAAACTTCTTAAGATGTCGCGCACGACGCGGGTCATTTATATCCCCGGTAACCATGACATGACGTTCCGCGATTATGTTGGTGAAAAGTTTGGCGAAGTTGAAATACACCGTAACTTTGTTCACCAGACCATCGATGGCCGACAATTATTGATGATGCATGGTGATGAGCTGGATAACGTCATCCGTTTCGGTCGTTTAACCCGTTTTGTGGGTGATTATTCGTACGATCTCTTGTTGTTCCTGAACCGTTGGTCACATGTGATTCGCGCCCGCATGGGTTATCCATTCTGGTCGTTAGCGGGCTACATTAAAACCCGTGTCGGCAAGGCCAAAAATGCCATTGATACGTTTGAACTGGCTGCTATTCAATGGGCCCGTAAACATGATGTTGATGGCATTATTTGTGGTCATATTCACCACCCGAATATTCGTTTTGATGATGAGATTGTCTACTGCAACGACGGTGACTGGATTGAAAACTGCACCTCATTGGTTGAGACCCTCGAAGGACGACTGGAAATCATTCATTGGAGTGACCAACTCAAATCTGAAAAAACGTTTGAGTTGATTGAATGGCGTGGTCGCAAATCCAGTGCGGTTGCATGA
- the gltP gene encoding Proton/glutamate-aspartate symporter, translating into MSKLALHWQILIAILLAVAVGVLFEPSTLLFGVSLDTIFDFFGTLFLNALKMLIVPLVVSSIICGISGIGDGGNIGRVGGKTIGFYMASSLLAILVGLLFVNILQPGIHDGQPVGQTLNLTMVGDQLEQQLSRVEGRDVGDVVDVFLRMVPPNIIAAAESGQMLGLISFSMLFGFFMMRVESPYREAVSNFFNGMFEIMMHMTMFVMKFAPIGVFALVAKTVLSAGVGVFGPLLIFFITVVLALAFHVFINLALIMRYVAKINPIKHYRIMSPVMLTAFSTASSSATLPMTMETIEQDGGVSNKTTSFVLPLGATINMDGTALYECVAAMFIAQAYGLDIGFAEQFLIVTIALLTSIGVAGIPAASLVAISVILTAIGLPLEGIGLLLVTDRILDMLRTAVNVFSDSVCAVFVARSEGEETKLV; encoded by the coding sequence ATGTCTAAGCTGGCATTACATTGGCAAATACTGATTGCCATTCTTCTGGCGGTTGCCGTGGGCGTGTTGTTTGAGCCCAGTACGCTGTTGTTCGGTGTCTCACTGGATACGATTTTTGACTTCTTCGGTACACTATTTCTCAATGCGCTGAAAATGCTGATCGTGCCTTTGGTGGTATCGTCGATTATCTGTGGTATCTCAGGCATTGGTGATGGCGGCAATATCGGCCGTGTAGGTGGTAAAACCATTGGGTTTTACATGGCATCCAGTCTGTTGGCGATATTGGTTGGCTTGTTGTTCGTTAATATTTTGCAGCCGGGGATTCATGATGGACAGCCTGTCGGTCAAACCCTGAATCTGACGATGGTAGGTGACCAACTGGAACAACAGTTGTCACGTGTTGAAGGTCGTGATGTCGGCGATGTGGTGGATGTGTTCTTGCGGATGGTGCCGCCGAATATTATTGCTGCGGCTGAATCGGGTCAGATGCTCGGTTTGATTTCGTTTTCCATGTTGTTCGGCTTTTTTATGATGCGTGTTGAGTCACCGTATCGCGAAGCCGTCTCGAACTTTTTTAACGGCATGTTCGAAATCATGATGCACATGACCATGTTTGTGATGAAGTTTGCCCCCATCGGTGTGTTTGCTTTGGTTGCGAAAACAGTATTGAGTGCCGGTGTAGGCGTGTTTGGCCCGCTGCTGATTTTCTTTATCACGGTGGTGTTAGCGCTGGCATTCCACGTTTTCATTAACCTTGCGCTGATTATGCGCTACGTCGCTAAGATTAATCCGATTAAACACTATCGCATCATGTCACCTGTCATGCTGACGGCATTTTCAACCGCGTCGTCGTCGGCAACGTTACCGATGACCATGGAAACGATTGAGCAGGATGGCGGTGTTTCTAACAAAACCACATCATTCGTTTTACCCTTGGGAGCCACCATCAATATGGATGGTACGGCGTTGTACGAATGTGTCGCGGCGATGTTTATTGCCCAAGCCTATGGGTTGGATATTGGCTTTGCGGAACAGTTTTTAATCGTCACTATCGCTCTGTTGACGTCTATCGGTGTGGCGGGGATTCCCGCAGCCAGCCTCGTGGCGATATCGGTGATACTTACCGCCATTGGCTTGCCATTGGAGGGTATCGGCTTGTTACTTGTTACCGATCGCATTCTGGATATGCTGCGCACGGCGGTAAATGTATTTAGTGATTCGGTCTGTGCGGTGTTTGTGGCGCGATCAGAAGGGGAAGAGACCAAACTGGTTTGA
- the cadA gene encoding Cadmium-transporting ATPase: MEKTALSLELLTDLHQNDACIDHFLNRLKSTKGLDDAHLLHREGGVYVCLHFDPNLIPLSRIQRLATEIGIEFSSRFRHDRLPVNDLNSADAANTLAEQLGDLPGVLHADVSYAAGFATFAYDSELISLEAIRQRIDKRLVGSHHRQSQAHPHTHPNSHTQSPSSQDHAHDHGHGHTPEFLPEWIQQRWSMVLVTLAGVSLLFGAVGSFGGWYGPDIVWGFYLLAYVFGGYDVASHAIPGLFRGRFDTDILMLAAAAGAAVLDQWGEGAFLLFLFSIGHAGEHYALDKARHAVSALTQLMPEQATKAVGDDWVAVALDQLAAGDTVRVLAGDRMPVDGAVIDGSSHLDQSAITGESKSVRKSVGDDVFAGTMNQDGVLIVTVTRLAGESTLGRVMKLVAEAQSQQSSTQQMTQKFTAWFVPTVLVAVVLLTAIPPLFGWMTLDQSFYRSMLLLVAASPCALAIGTPAAMLSGIAQAARNGVLIKGGVHLENLGRLRAVAFDKTGTLTQGQFQLISVQGVDGLTENAVLEAAAALEAQSTHPISKALIQAAELRQLQWPAAEDVQNHAGSGLSGKVDGIDVRLGKPSNFALTVTQQAQVSTLEKQGYTLVMVERDQTLVGWLAFGDQVREDASSALAKLADCGIRHRLMLTGDNAEVAARVGESLGLTDVRANLLPADKLQAINDLNSQYHRVAMVGDGVNDAPALAQANVGIAMGGAGSDVALETADVVLMADDLSKIPFAVKLGQLTRKIVQQNLAIALSVIGLLIATSVLGVVDLSVTVILHEGSTLVVVMNALRLLAFRD; this comes from the coding sequence ATGGAAAAAACAGCCCTAAGCCTTGAGTTGCTGACGGATCTTCACCAGAACGATGCTTGTATAGATCACTTCCTGAACCGGTTAAAAAGCACCAAGGGGCTAGACGATGCGCATCTGTTGCATCGAGAAGGTGGTGTTTATGTGTGCCTGCATTTTGATCCCAACCTGATTCCGCTAAGCCGGATACAGCGCCTGGCAACTGAAATAGGCATTGAATTTTCCAGTCGCTTTCGTCATGACCGTCTGCCGGTTAATGATCTGAATTCCGCCGACGCTGCAAACACGTTGGCAGAACAGCTTGGTGATTTACCCGGTGTTTTGCATGCGGATGTCAGTTATGCCGCAGGGTTTGCAACTTTTGCTTATGACTCTGAACTGATCTCATTGGAAGCCATTCGCCAGCGTATTGACAAGCGCCTGGTCGGTAGCCACCACCGGCAATCTCAAGCTCACCCGCACACTCATCCGAACAGTCATACCCAATCCCCATCGTCGCAGGACCATGCACATGATCACGGCCACGGTCACACTCCTGAGTTTCTGCCGGAATGGATTCAGCAGCGCTGGTCGATGGTGCTGGTGACGTTGGCGGGAGTGAGCTTGTTATTTGGTGCAGTCGGGAGTTTTGGGGGGTGGTATGGGCCTGATATTGTGTGGGGCTTTTATCTATTAGCGTATGTATTTGGTGGCTATGACGTTGCTTCTCATGCGATTCCAGGGTTGTTTCGGGGCCGCTTTGATACCGATATTTTAATGCTGGCTGCCGCCGCGGGTGCTGCCGTATTGGATCAATGGGGCGAAGGGGCCTTTTTATTGTTCCTGTTTTCGATTGGCCATGCCGGTGAGCATTACGCGTTGGATAAAGCCCGTCATGCGGTGTCCGCCTTAACGCAGTTGATGCCGGAACAGGCAACCAAAGCGGTGGGTGATGATTGGGTGGCGGTAGCGCTCGATCAGCTGGCCGCAGGCGATACGGTGCGAGTATTGGCGGGTGATCGTATGCCGGTCGATGGCGCGGTGATTGATGGCAGCAGCCACTTGGATCAAAGCGCCATTACTGGTGAAAGTAAAAGCGTGCGCAAGAGCGTCGGTGATGATGTATTTGCTGGAACGATGAATCAGGACGGGGTATTGATCGTTACCGTCACCCGGTTGGCAGGCGAATCGACACTGGGGCGTGTGATGAAGCTGGTCGCAGAAGCCCAGTCGCAACAAAGCTCAACACAGCAGATGACGCAAAAATTCACCGCCTGGTTTGTCCCTACCGTGCTGGTGGCGGTGGTGCTTTTGACCGCGATACCGCCATTGTTTGGCTGGATGACATTAGACCAGAGCTTTTATCGCAGCATGTTGCTGCTGGTGGCGGCCTCTCCCTGCGCATTGGCCATCGGTACCCCGGCGGCGATGCTGTCGGGTATCGCCCAAGCGGCCCGCAATGGGGTGTTGATTAAAGGCGGTGTGCATTTAGAAAACCTCGGGCGATTGCGCGCGGTGGCGTTTGATAAAACCGGTACGTTGACGCAGGGGCAATTTCAGCTAATTAGTGTGCAAGGTGTTGACGGGCTAACAGAAAACGCCGTGCTGGAAGCTGCTGCAGCGTTGGAAGCACAGTCGACTCACCCCATTTCCAAAGCCCTGATTCAGGCTGCCGAGCTGCGCCAACTGCAATGGCCGGCTGCTGAAGATGTGCAAAATCATGCCGGTAGTGGCCTCTCTGGCAAGGTCGATGGTATTGATGTGCGGCTTGGTAAACCCTCGAATTTCGCTTTAACTGTCACACAGCAAGCGCAGGTTTCGACGTTGGAAAAACAGGGTTATACCCTCGTGATGGTTGAACGCGATCAGACCTTAGTCGGCTGGCTCGCGTTTGGTGACCAAGTGCGTGAAGACGCCAGCAGTGCACTGGCGAAACTGGCGGATTGTGGTATTCGTCACCGCCTTATGTTGACCGGCGACAATGCCGAAGTCGCAGCGCGTGTTGGTGAATCCCTTGGCCTTACCGATGTGCGTGCGAATCTTTTGCCAGCAGACAAGCTGCAGGCGATTAACGATCTGAATAGTCAATATCATCGGGTTGCCATGGTCGGTGATGGTGTCAATGATGCACCGGCATTAGCGCAGGCAAATGTGGGTATTGCGATGGGCGGTGCGGGCTCGGATGTTGCGTTAGAGACGGCTGATGTGGTGTTAATGGCCGATGATCTGAGTAAAATTCCGTTTGCCGTAAAATTGGGGCAGTTGACCCGCAAAATTGTCCAACAGAACTTGGCGATCGCACTGAGTGTTATCGGTTTGCTGATTGCCACCTCGGTGCTGGGTGTTGTCGATTTAAGCGTGACTGTTATCCTGCATGAAGGCAGTACGTTAGTTGTTGTGATGAATGCATTACGACTGTTGGCGTTTCGTGACTGA
- the hepA gene encoding Heterocyst differentiation ATP-binding protein HepA, with protein MHFIRRVLALFTEVYQSARKDVLVCLLAMMATSAIQGVGLMLLIPILAMAGIGDADTLALPAFIQEWPLLRQYPLELMLSGFLVLVLLQSALARFSMINNRLLQLEYVDRQRKGLISAITHAHWQFLIERDKSQFEHALISDIQRLQTAVFSMLQSISNVFLIGVYISVAMLLSWQVTLLAVFVGGVLWVGIAIRNGSVHDLGKQQTATHKDIHHTLSEYLAGMKVIRSHGEEHQFQGYFSNKLTDARQQQIDFMRNHSLNQLTFKWGAALSLCLLLYSAVYVFNVESTLLVVMVVVFSRLMPMLSSLQQAFQQVVFALPAYDNYRQMMNDIALAQCPEPKNPATSIALKDALSLRSVSFAYKNKSPLFENIDLRIPANKTTAIIGPSGAGKTTLIDLLIGLLAPSAGEVCIDGEKLSADNLSAWHHQLAYVPQDSVLLSDTIRNNLTWGKPGLEDQLAVVLKAASAEFVFDLPNGLDTLVGDRGMRLSGGERQRIALARALLRNPSVLILDEATSSLDVDNESRIKQAIDAISGNLTVIIITHRINTIDNADVIYRLENGQIQLQESAVALV; from the coding sequence ATGCACTTTATCCGCCGCGTATTGGCGTTATTCACCGAAGTTTATCAATCTGCCCGCAAAGACGTCTTGGTCTGCTTGCTGGCGATGATGGCGACGTCGGCTATTCAGGGCGTAGGCTTGATGTTATTGATACCGATTCTGGCGATGGCGGGGATTGGTGATGCAGATACATTGGCGCTGCCGGCATTTATTCAAGAATGGCCGCTATTGCGACAGTATCCGTTGGAATTGATGCTCAGCGGTTTTTTGGTACTGGTATTACTACAAAGTGCTTTGGCGCGTTTTAGCATGATCAACAATCGTCTTCTGCAACTGGAGTATGTCGATCGTCAGCGCAAGGGACTCATCAGTGCAATCACTCATGCCCATTGGCAGTTTTTGATTGAACGTGACAAAAGTCAATTTGAGCATGCGCTGATATCTGATATCCAGCGCTTGCAGACGGCGGTGTTTTCGATGTTGCAATCAATTTCCAATGTGTTCTTGATTGGTGTCTATATTAGTGTCGCCATGTTGCTGTCATGGCAGGTGACGTTGTTAGCGGTGTTTGTCGGTGGTGTACTTTGGGTCGGTATTGCCATTCGCAACGGCAGCGTTCACGATCTGGGCAAACAACAAACCGCGACCCATAAAGATATCCACCATACATTGAGTGAGTATCTGGCGGGTATGAAAGTGATTCGAAGCCACGGTGAAGAGCATCAGTTTCAGGGCTACTTCTCCAATAAGCTGACGGATGCTCGCCAGCAGCAAATCGATTTTATGCGTAACCACTCGCTGAATCAGCTGACATTTAAATGGGGCGCGGCATTGAGCCTGTGTTTGTTATTGTATTCTGCCGTTTATGTGTTCAACGTTGAATCAACGCTATTGGTAGTGATGGTGGTTGTATTTTCGCGTTTAATGCCGATGCTTTCGTCGTTACAACAGGCGTTTCAGCAAGTCGTATTTGCTTTACCAGCCTATGATAATTATCGCCAGATGATGAATGATATCGCGTTGGCACAATGTCCGGAGCCCAAGAACCCTGCAACATCTATCGCGTTGAAAGATGCATTGTCGTTGCGGAGTGTTTCATTTGCGTATAAAAACAAATCGCCGCTTTTTGAAAATATTGATTTGCGGATACCGGCGAATAAAACCACGGCAATTATTGGCCCTTCAGGTGCGGGCAAAACGACCCTAATCGATTTGCTGATTGGTTTGTTAGCGCCCAGCGCTGGAGAGGTGTGTATTGATGGTGAAAAACTATCCGCGGATAACCTGTCTGCGTGGCATCATCAACTGGCGTATGTTCCGCAAGACTCTGTGTTGCTCAGCGATACTATTCGCAACAATCTAACCTGGGGAAAACCTGGTTTGGAAGACCAATTGGCCGTCGTGCTAAAAGCGGCCTCTGCGGAATTTGTATTCGACCTCCCGAATGGCCTAGATACCCTAGTGGGCGATCGAGGTATGCGTTTGTCAGGTGGAGAGCGTCAACGCATTGCGTTGGCTCGGGCGTTGTTACGTAACCCCAGTGTGCTGATTCTGGATGAGGCCACTAGCTCGCTGGATGTTGATAATGAATCACGTATCAAACAGGCTATCGATGCGATATCCGGCAATCTAACGGTGATTATCATCACCCATCGGATCAATACCATTGATAATGCGGATGTCATCTATCGATTGGAAAACGGTCAGATACAGTTGCAAGAAAGTGCTGTAGCACTGGTTTAA
- a CDS encoding Epothilone C/D epoxidase, with protein sequence MQPTFFEKLKIGTYCVRKIITSPTFSDYAPDKTDTYCANPYPVYDRLLSDKKIFFAPKLAAWVVGGDLNTIKSLMHNPKLSIRFPDWRFAPQKPYEKMTDLEQVNANLLMSMSAENHSRVRRLASPAFNPRQVENLTADIQAIINTELDKINGPFNLHDLTSTIPLYALAEYIGVPRDYQSEFAGLTESILSSYDPNIKVAPELALSGLKMIRHLIGEKKLQAQQLIAEYELLHDTALSLDDYVSQHTKEFLTSLMVKVLKSDGGQKITEEEALSLVASALAAGADTTLHHINWAYRNILLHPQVIPEILADESGKTLNNAIMEAYRWDNFAHSGSVRFALEDIEIFGQKIEKGEMIRPMNCAMMRDPRIFENPSTFDIHRTNLKDVVLFGVGPHYCLGAAMASKITELTIGSLLRRFPKATMISEPELRDHFIARYMTRLMIDPGL encoded by the coding sequence ATGCAGCCTACATTCTTTGAAAAGCTCAAAATTGGTACCTATTGCGTTCGAAAAATCATCACCAGTCCCACTTTCAGCGATTACGCACCGGATAAAACCGATACCTATTGCGCTAATCCTTACCCGGTTTATGACCGTCTGCTTTCTGACAAAAAGATCTTTTTTGCGCCGAAATTAGCGGCTTGGGTGGTCGGGGGTGATCTCAACACCATCAAATCTTTAATGCATAATCCTAAGTTGTCGATTCGTTTTCCGGATTGGCGATTTGCACCGCAAAAGCCTTACGAAAAAATGACAGACCTTGAACAGGTTAATGCCAATCTGTTGATGAGTATGTCAGCCGAAAATCATAGTCGAGTTCGTCGCTTGGCTTCACCGGCGTTTAACCCCAGACAGGTAGAAAACCTGACAGCAGATATTCAGGCGATCATTAATACCGAGCTGGACAAGATCAACGGACCGTTTAATCTGCATGATCTTACATCCACTATCCCATTGTATGCCTTGGCCGAATATATCGGTGTGCCGCGTGACTATCAGTCGGAATTCGCGGGTTTAACTGAGTCGATTTTGAGTAGCTACGATCCTAACATCAAGGTTGCCCCTGAGCTCGCGCTGTCAGGTTTGAAAATGATTCGGCATTTGATTGGCGAGAAGAAGCTGCAAGCGCAACAATTGATCGCCGAATATGAATTGCTGCACGATACTGCTTTGTCATTGGACGACTATGTGTCACAGCACACCAAGGAATTTCTGACCAGCTTGATGGTTAAAGTACTGAAGAGTGATGGGGGGCAAAAAATCACCGAAGAAGAGGCGTTATCGTTAGTCGCATCTGCCTTGGCTGCGGGTGCAGATACCACTTTGCATCACATCAATTGGGCCTATCGAAATATACTGCTACATCCGCAAGTGATCCCCGAAATTTTGGCCGATGAATCCGGAAAAACACTCAATAACGCCATTATGGAGGCATACCGCTGGGATAACTTTGCGCACTCAGGCTCAGTGCGTTTTGCATTGGAGGATATAGAAATATTTGGCCAAAAAATCGAGAAGGGTGAGATGATCCGGCCGATGAACTGCGCCATGATGCGCGACCCGAGAATATTTGAGAACCCGAGTACCTTTGACATACATCGTACAAATTTAAAGGATGTCGTGCTCTTCGGTGTAGGCCCGCATTATTGTCTCGGTGCCGCGATGGCGAGCAAAATTACTGAATTGACAATTGGCTCGCTGTTGCGGCGTTTCCCAAAGGCTACGATGATTTCAGAGCCTGAGTTGCGTGATCATTTTATCGCACGCTACATGACGCGGTTGATGATTGATCCAGGGTTGTAA